A stretch of Planctomycetaceae bacterium DNA encodes these proteins:
- a CDS encoding AAA family ATPase gives MLTARSTTANRTPPSSQHSARFCSESRSSCEFSVSPFTTSPLWKARILSTSLENRCEAPGCCDQRSNRAGKSSLLDALCLALFDATPRLQQVGRLAELTDGERQSDPRMLLRRGAGEGFAEVAFVGVDQQEWTARWHVWRSHKRPDGSLQQVEMTLFRGHIPPGGQGTPEASGKKTEVREAILEKVGLRFDQFTRAVLLAQNDFARFLTADDKQRGDSSALTGTERFEAISQAVYRRCDEERRAIGSLEAKLEGSQPLTNDARAEAEAAQRAAADTVARLETELTRRQDVAKWFTELRRLTGDLAKANDDLRRAKDAMPRPIVERTWN, from the coding sequence ATGCTTACCGCGAGAAGTACGACAGCGAACCGGACGCCGCCGTCGTCACAGCATTCCGCGAGATTCTGCTCGGAGAGTCGTAGCTCATGCGAATTCTCCGTATCACCGTTCACAACATCGCCTCTCTGGAAGGCACGCATTCTGTCGACTTCACTCGAGAACCGCTGCGAAGCGCCGGGCTGTTGCGATCAGCGGAGCAACCGGGCGGGCAAAAGCAGTCTGCTGGACGCTCTGTGCCTGGCGTTGTTCGACGCGACGCCGCGGCTGCAGCAGGTCGGCCGGCTGGCAGAACTGACCGACGGCGAACGGCAAAGTGATCCTCGCATGTTGCTGCGACGAGGTGCCGGAGAAGGCTTCGCGGAAGTTGCCTTTGTCGGCGTCGATCAGCAGGAATGGACGGCACGCTGGCACGTCTGGCGAAGTCACAAGAGACCGGACGGATCGCTGCAGCAGGTTGAAATGACGCTGTTTCGCGGTCACATCCCGCCCGGAGGTCAGGGAACGCCCGAAGCCAGCGGAAAGAAGACGGAAGTTCGGGAAGCGATCCTCGAAAAAGTCGGCCTGCGATTTGATCAGTTCACGCGAGCGGTTCTGCTGGCTCAGAACGACTTCGCCCGTTTCCTGACAGCCGACGACAAACAGCGCGGAGATTCTTCAGCGCTGACGGGAACGGAACGCTTCGAAGCGATTTCGCAGGCCGTCTACAGACGCTGCGATGAAGAACGCCGGGCAATCGGTTCTCTCGAAGCAAAGCTCGAAGGCAGCCAGCCGCTGACGAATGACGCTCGCGCCGAAGCCGAAGCCGCGCAGCGTGCCGCTGCCGACACAGTCGCGCGACTCGAAACCGAACTGACGCGGCGGCAGGACGTCGCGAAGTGGTTCACGGAACTCCGCAGGCTGACGGGCGATCTCGCGAAGGCGAACGACGATCTGCGGCGGGCAAAGGACGCGATGCCGCGGCCGATCGTCGAGCGGACCTGGAATTGA
- the sbcD gene encoding exonuclease subunit SbcD: MLKVLHTADWHLGQTFHGFDRDDEHGCFLKWLLGKLRDRRPDALIVAGDVFDTINPSAMAQRRLYSFLAAAHDAVPQLNIVLTAGNHDAGARLEAPRALLDSLNISVVGTVKRDDNGDINPQKLLVPLTDAAGNVKAIVMAVPFLRPSDVPLLPNADDAYLDGIRELYRMVTAPPSNCETVTVLTRL; the protein is encoded by the coding sequence ATGTTGAAGGTATTGCATACGGCTGACTGGCATCTGGGCCAGACGTTTCACGGGTTCGACCGTGACGACGAGCACGGCTGTTTCCTGAAATGGCTGCTGGGAAAACTGCGGGATCGGCGGCCGGACGCTCTGATCGTGGCCGGTGACGTGTTCGACACGATCAATCCTTCGGCAATGGCTCAGCGGCGGTTGTATTCGTTTCTCGCCGCTGCTCATGATGCCGTACCACAACTGAACATCGTGCTGACCGCCGGGAATCATGACGCCGGTGCGCGTCTGGAAGCTCCGCGCGCGCTGCTCGATTCGCTGAATATTTCGGTCGTCGGAACGGTGAAACGGGACGACAATGGCGACATCAATCCGCAGAAGCTGCTTGTCCCGCTGACCGACGCCGCCGGAAACGTGAAAGCGATTGTGATGGCGGTGCCGTTCCTGCGGCCGTCCGATGTACCGCTGCTGCCGAACGCAGACGATGCGTATCTCGACGGTATCCGCGAGCTTTATCGGATGGTGACGGCGCCGCCGTCGAACTGCGAGACAGTCACTGTCCTGACGCGGCTCTGA
- a CDS encoding pyruvate carboxylase gives MPRIKKLLVANRSEIAIRVFRSATELGIRTVAIYTHEDRYALHRFKADEAYMIGRQGEPIRAYLDIDAIISLARDVHVDAIHPGYGFLSERSEFASACVAAGIKFVGPSVAALESLGDKTAARAIAIRAGVPILGGTEGSVESLDEAKSRAEAVGFPVMIKAAKGGGGRGMRVVREAADFADAFQSARNEAQTAFGCPDVFIEKYIARAKHIEVQLLGDEHGNLVHLFERDCSVQRRHQKVVEIAPAPDLSDALRQGILDAAIRIGREAGYSCAGTVEFLVDVEAQKFFFIEVNPRIQVEHTVTEEITGIDIVKSQILVCQGMPLSDPQIDIPSQESVVPHGFALQCRVTTEDAANNFMPDYGRVTHYRSASGMGIRLDAGSAFSGAVVNPFYDSLLTKVTARGRHFNTAIVRMERALREFRVRGVKTNIPFLLKVLHHPTFSGGDCTTRFIDDTPELFRFDPRQNRATKVLSFLAETIVNGNELVSGRPPALRRERAFVPKVSHDRPIPKGSRDKFRELGATNFATWIREQQRLLITDTTFRDAHQSLLATRMRTFDLLQISDVYARHCSGLFSLEMWGGATFDTSMRFLKECPWQRLADMRERIPNILTQMLLRASNAVGYTNYPDNVVVAFVNEAAQAGMDLFRVFDALNWVPNMKVAMDAVIETGMICEAAICYSGDISNPNRTKYSLKYYVDLAKQLESMGAHILAIKDMAGLCKPTAAATLVKTLREEIGIPIHFHTHDTAGIQAAAILEGSRAGLDIADAAMAPMSGGTSQPNLNTIVEMLRFADRDTQLDSNHLDQVAEYWRATREFYAPFESAVLPATADLYHHEMPGGQYTNLFEQARALGLADRWMEVCRVYAGVNQLFGDIVKVTPTSKAVGDMALFMVANELTNEDVLSGDRDIAFPASVIDLISGGMGQPPGGFPQAVKDRVLLGKKEFHGRPGESLPAADFTAARNKVEAILKRDPLDREVISWLLYPRVFEDFAAHQSKYGDVSMLPTPNFFYGLKPGEEIAVDIEPGKTLIVKFLAVGTPHADGTRTVFFELNGQPREVTIEDHSIESDSAKAVKADPANPRHVGSTMPGMVVSVAVQAGDSVKKGQKLLTLEAMKMETTIAAEVAGRVAELHVRSGSQVATGDLLLVLENPDA, from the coding sequence ATGCCCCGCATTAAGAAACTGCTCGTCGCCAATCGTTCCGAAATCGCCATCCGTGTTTTTCGCAGCGCGACGGAGCTTGGGATTCGCACTGTTGCCATCTACACGCACGAAGACCGGTACGCTCTGCACCGCTTCAAGGCTGACGAAGCCTACATGATCGGCCGGCAGGGCGAGCCGATTCGGGCGTATCTGGATATCGACGCGATCATCAGCCTGGCCAGGGACGTTCATGTCGACGCGATCCATCCCGGCTACGGTTTTCTTTCCGAACGTTCGGAATTTGCCAGTGCCTGTGTCGCCGCGGGAATCAAGTTTGTGGGACCGTCGGTGGCGGCTCTGGAGTCGCTCGGTGACAAGACCGCCGCACGAGCGATCGCCATCCGCGCGGGAGTCCCCATTCTGGGCGGCACCGAAGGTTCAGTCGAATCGCTGGATGAAGCGAAGTCCCGCGCGGAAGCCGTTGGTTTTCCGGTGATGATCAAGGCGGCAAAAGGCGGCGGCGGGCGGGGAATGCGAGTCGTGCGGGAAGCGGCTGATTTCGCCGACGCCTTTCAAAGTGCTCGCAATGAAGCTCAGACGGCATTCGGCTGCCCGGATGTGTTTATCGAAAAATACATCGCGCGAGCCAAGCACATCGAAGTTCAGTTGCTTGGCGATGAACACGGCAACCTGGTGCATCTGTTCGAACGCGACTGTTCCGTTCAGAGGCGGCATCAGAAAGTTGTCGAAATCGCTCCGGCTCCCGATCTGTCTGACGCGCTGCGTCAGGGGATTCTGGACGCCGCCATTCGAATCGGACGCGAAGCCGGATACTCCTGCGCTGGCACCGTGGAATTTCTTGTCGACGTTGAAGCCCAGAAGTTCTTCTTCATTGAAGTCAATCCCCGCATTCAGGTCGAACACACCGTCACGGAGGAAATCACCGGAATCGATATCGTCAAGTCCCAGATTCTGGTTTGTCAGGGAATGCCGCTGTCCGATCCGCAGATTGATATTCCGTCGCAGGAATCGGTCGTGCCGCATGGATTCGCGCTGCAGTGCCGGGTCACGACGGAAGACGCGGCGAATAACTTCATGCCGGATTACGGCCGCGTGACGCACTACCGTTCGGCCAGTGGCATGGGCATTCGGCTGGATGCCGGCAGCGCGTTTTCCGGAGCGGTTGTGAATCCGTTCTACGATTCGCTGCTGACCAAAGTGACCGCTCGCGGACGACACTTCAACACGGCGATCGTGCGAATGGAACGAGCGCTGCGGGAGTTTCGTGTGCGAGGTGTGAAGACCAACATCCCGTTCCTGCTGAAGGTTCTGCACCATCCGACATTCAGCGGCGGCGACTGCACGACTCGCTTCATCGATGACACGCCGGAACTGTTCCGGTTTGACCCGCGTCAGAACCGCGCGACGAAGGTGCTGTCGTTTCTGGCGGAAACCATCGTCAACGGAAACGAACTGGTCTCCGGCCGCCCGCCGGCCCTGCGGCGCGAACGAGCCTTCGTGCCAAAAGTCAGTCACGACCGGCCGATCCCGAAAGGTTCGCGGGACAAGTTCCGGGAACTCGGCGCGACAAATTTCGCGACGTGGATTCGTGAACAGCAGCGGCTGCTGATCACGGACACGACGTTCCGCGATGCTCACCAGTCCCTGCTGGCGACGCGAATGCGGACGTTTGACCTGCTGCAGATCAGCGACGTGTACGCTCGCCACTGCAGCGGACTGTTCAGCCTGGAAATGTGGGGCGGTGCGACCTTCGACACGTCGATGCGGTTTCTGAAGGAATGTCCCTGGCAGCGACTGGCGGACATGCGCGAACGCATTCCCAACATTCTGACGCAGATGCTGCTGCGAGCGTCCAATGCCGTCGGCTATACGAATTACCCGGACAACGTTGTCGTCGCATTCGTCAATGAGGCGGCTCAGGCGGGAATGGACCTGTTCCGAGTCTTCGATGCTCTGAACTGGGTTCCGAACATGAAAGTGGCGATGGACGCCGTGATCGAAACCGGCATGATCTGCGAAGCAGCGATCTGTTACAGCGGAGACATCAGCAATCCGAACCGCACGAAATACAGCCTGAAGTACTACGTTGATCTGGCGAAGCAACTGGAATCGATGGGGGCTCACATTCTGGCGATCAAGGACATGGCGGGACTGTGCAAGCCGACTGCCGCTGCCACGCTGGTGAAGACTCTGCGGGAAGAAATCGGCATTCCGATTCACTTTCATACTCACGACACCGCCGGGATTCAGGCCGCCGCGATTCTGGAAGGCAGCCGCGCGGGGCTGGATATCGCTGACGCCGCGATGGCTCCGATGTCCGGCGGAACGTCGCAGCCGAATCTGAACACCATCGTCGAAATGCTGCGGTTCGCCGACCGCGACACGCAGCTAGATTCCAATCACCTGGATCAGGTGGCCGAATACTGGCGCGCCACACGGGAATTCTACGCGCCCTTCGAAAGCGCAGTCCTTCCCGCGACGGCAGACCTGTACCATCACGAAATGCCGGGCGGACAGTACACGAACCTGTTCGAACAGGCGCGAGCACTCGGACTGGCCGACCGCTGGATGGAAGTCTGCCGCGTTTATGCCGGCGTCAACCAGTTGTTCGGCGACATCGTCAAGGTAACTCCCACCAGCAAGGCCGTCGGCGACATGGCGCTGTTTATGGTGGCCAACGAATTGACGAACGAAGACGTCCTGAGCGGCGATCGCGACATAGCGTTTCCCGCCAGCGTGATCGACCTGATCAGCGGCGGCATGGGCCAGCCTCCCGGAGGATTTCCGCAAGCCGTGAAGGATCGTGTGCTGCTGGGAAAGAAGGAGTTCCACGGCCGTCCGGGAGAATCGCTTCCCGCCGCGGATTTCACGGCAGCGCGAAACAAGGTCGAGGCCATTCTCAAACGCGATCCGCTGGACCGTGAAGTCATCAGTTGGCTGCTGTATCCCCGAGTCTTCGAAGACTTCGCCGCTCACCAGAGCAAATACGGCGATGTCAGCATGCTGCCGACTCCCAACTTCTTTTACGGCCTGAAGCCAGGCGAAGAAATCGCCGTCGACATTGAACCTGGCAAGACTCTGATCGTCAAGTTTCTCGCAGTCGGCACGCCTCACGCCGACGGCACGCGGACCGTATTCTTCGAATTGAACGGCCAGCCTCGCGAAGTCACCATCGAAGATCACAGCATCGAATCCGACTCCGCGAAAGCCGTCAAAGCCGATCCGGCGAATCCGCGACACGTGGGTTCGACGATGCCGGGAATGGTTGTGTCCGTCGCCGTCCAGGCGGGTGACAGCGTGAAGAAGGGTCAGAAGCTGCTGACGCTGGAAGCGATGAAGATGGAAACCACCATCGCGGCGGAAGTCGCCGGCCGAGTCGCCGAACTGCACGTGCGAAGCGGAAGTCAGGTCGCCACCGGAGACCTGCTGCTCGTCCTGGAAAACCCCGACGCCTGA
- a CDS encoding peroxidase family protein: MFFPKRNKRRRKARSSLVAAETCEDRMMLSCGNLVDANQVTAAPPVMSDSGAEQTPAAEATAVTESTAAATDTAADNVVAPEPAATPDDQRMTPRRPSAIAEQPMNQPQNSGRAAQPAERGHRQPALRQRRDGIRNPPPEVPVEVRSIDGTGNNLENPELGSTDEQLLRVAASDYADGISAPAGEDRPSAREISNALSAQQEDTLTNDRDLSAFLYVWGQFLDHDIDLTEAQEDGESFDISVPAGDASFDPNGTGTQTIPLTRSVFDDSTGTDSPREQITQITSWIDGSQIYGSDAETAASLRTFEGGRLLIGDDGLLPSGEDGSFLAGDIRANENIELSSMHTLFVREHNLQADRIAAENPGLSDEEIFQQARAIVIAELQAITFNEFLPALLGDGAVSDYAGYDPTVDPSIANEFSTAAFRFGHSTLNEDIEFFGNDGLPVRDEVALREAFFNPDLLRETGIDSVLKYVASSTAQEIDLEVVDSLRNFLFGEPGQGGLDLVSLNIQRGRDHGLADYNTVREAYGLTRVETFADITSDVGLQQTLEELYGTVDNIDLWVGGLAEDHVAGSSTGELFRTIIVDQFERLRDGDRFWYQNVFSGRELRDIEHTTLADIIQRNTGVSNIQDDVFVMTGEVSGRVVANTDGLARTRRGGVGVAGVTVELLNDEGTVIASTTTGSTGMYRFDDFDETGEYQLRIVPPSGSMLTTSEVIDILISRGGLSLSGLDFGLSMSDAGLV, encoded by the coding sequence ATGTTCTTCCCCAAACGCAACAAGCGACGTCGAAAAGCACGTTCCTCCCTGGTTGCCGCAGAAACCTGCGAAGACCGCATGATGCTGTCATGCGGAAACCTGGTGGACGCGAACCAGGTCACCGCGGCTCCGCCCGTGATGTCGGATTCCGGCGCTGAACAGACTCCCGCTGCCGAAGCCACGGCCGTTACCGAATCGACTGCCGCAGCAACCGACACAGCAGCCGATAACGTGGTCGCTCCGGAACCAGCCGCCACGCCGGACGACCAGCGCATGACTCCGCGCCGGCCGTCGGCAATCGCGGAACAGCCCATGAATCAGCCACAGAATTCGGGTCGCGCCGCACAACCGGCCGAACGCGGACATCGACAGCCGGCGCTCCGTCAGCGCCGCGACGGAATCCGCAACCCGCCGCCGGAAGTTCCGGTTGAGGTCCGTTCGATCGACGGGACCGGCAACAACCTGGAGAACCCGGAACTCGGCAGCACCGATGAACAACTTCTGCGAGTCGCCGCCTCGGACTATGCCGATGGCATCTCCGCTCCCGCCGGAGAAGATCGGCCGAGTGCCCGTGAAATCAGCAACGCTTTATCCGCGCAGCAGGAAGACACGTTGACGAACGATCGCGACCTGTCGGCGTTCCTGTACGTGTGGGGACAGTTTCTTGACCACGACATCGATCTGACCGAAGCGCAGGAAGACGGCGAATCGTTCGACATCTCCGTTCCGGCCGGCGACGCGTCGTTCGACCCGAACGGCACGGGAACTCAAACCATTCCACTGACTCGATCCGTGTTCGACGATTCCACCGGCACAGACAGCCCGCGCGAACAAATCACACAGATCACGTCATGGATCGATGGTTCCCAGATTTACGGTTCAGATGCGGAAACCGCGGCCTCGCTGCGAACATTCGAAGGAGGACGTCTGCTGATTGGCGATGACGGACTGCTGCCATCCGGTGAAGACGGCAGCTTTCTGGCCGGCGACATTCGCGCGAACGAAAACATCGAACTGTCGTCCATGCATACGTTGTTTGTTCGCGAACACAATCTGCAGGCGGACCGCATCGCCGCGGAAAACCCCGGTCTGAGCGATGAGGAAATCTTCCAGCAGGCGCGAGCCATCGTGATTGCGGAACTGCAGGCGATCACGTTCAACGAGTTCCTGCCGGCTTTGCTGGGAGATGGAGCTGTGTCGGACTATGCCGGCTACGATCCAACCGTCGACCCGAGTATCGCGAATGAGTTTTCGACGGCCGCGTTTCGGTTTGGACATTCCACCCTGAACGAAGACATCGAGTTCTTCGGCAACGATGGTCTTCCGGTTCGGGACGAAGTGGCGCTGCGTGAAGCGTTCTTCAATCCCGATCTGCTGCGGGAGACGGGCATCGATTCCGTGCTGAAGTACGTCGCGTCGTCCACGGCTCAGGAAATCGATCTGGAAGTGGTCGACAGCCTGCGCAACTTTCTGTTTGGTGAACCCGGACAGGGAGGACTCGATCTGGTGTCGCTGAACATTCAGCGCGGGCGTGACCACGGGCTGGCCGACTACAACACCGTTCGTGAAGCTTACGGTCTGACTCGCGTGGAAACGTTTGCCGACATCACGTCTGACGTCGGTTTGCAGCAGACGCTGGAAGAACTCTACGGCACCGTCGACAACATCGACTTGTGGGTCGGCGGACTGGCCGAAGACCACGTTGCCGGCAGTTCAACGGGTGAATTGTTCCGCACGATCATCGTCGATCAGTTCGAACGGCTGCGCGACGGCGACCGATTCTGGTACCAGAACGTGTTCTCCGGCCGCGAACTTCGCGACATCGAACACACGACTCTGGCGGACATCATTCAGCGGAACACCGGCGTCAGCAATATTCAGGACGACGTGTTTGTGATGACCGGCGAGGTCAGCGGCCGCGTTGTGGCGAACACCGACGGACTCGCGCGAACGCGACGGGGCGGAGTCGGCGTCGCGGGAGTCACCGTGGAACTGCTGAACGATGAAGGCACCGTCATCGCCTCCACAACCACCGGCAGCACCGGGATGTACCGGTTCGACGATTTCGACGAAACCGGTGAGTACCAGCTTCGCATCGTGCCGCCGTCCGGTTCGATGCTGACGACCAGCGAAGTGATCGACATCCTGATTTCGCGCGGCGGACTGTCGCTGTCCGGACTGGACTTCGGACTTTCCATGTCCGACGCCGGACTTGTCTGA
- a CDS encoding alpha/beta hydrolase: MQTDDAKGVVVLVHGIRGSRRAMVRRAELLRANGYCSVLIDLQGHGESSGDQITVGHLERHDVRAAVEYARREHPGQPIGVIGVSLGGASALLASPLGIDAIVLESVYSDIDRAINNRVAASLGPLAWLPAQLLLIQLKPRLGVSPSELRPIDHLAGVGCPVFLISGSDDYHTTAAETAEMFERAQEPKELWMVAGAAHVDLLAASPEVYSKRVIRFLDKHMSRTPLNGQSAE, from the coding sequence GTGCAGACTGACGACGCAAAGGGGGTCGTCGTGCTGGTGCATGGCATTCGCGGATCGCGAAGGGCGATGGTCCGCCGAGCGGAACTGTTGCGTGCGAATGGCTATTGCTCCGTCCTGATTGATCTGCAGGGACACGGCGAAAGTTCCGGCGATCAGATTACTGTCGGCCACCTCGAAAGGCATGACGTCCGGGCCGCTGTGGAATATGCCCGGCGCGAGCACCCCGGACAACCGATTGGCGTGATCGGCGTGTCACTCGGCGGCGCGTCGGCCTTGCTGGCGTCACCGTTGGGCATCGATGCCATTGTGCTGGAATCCGTTTACTCGGACATCGACCGCGCAATCAACAATCGCGTCGCTGCATCACTGGGACCATTGGCGTGGCTTCCGGCGCAGTTGTTGCTGATTCAATTGAAGCCACGGCTTGGAGTATCGCCGTCTGAACTTCGCCCCATCGACCACCTGGCTGGCGTTGGATGCCCGGTATTTCTTATTTCCGGATCCGACGACTATCACACGACTGCTGCTGAAACGGCGGAGATGTTCGAACGAGCACAGGAACCGAAGGAATTGTGGATGGTCGCCGGAGCAGCGCATGTCGATCTGTTGGCTGCGTCGCCGGAGGTATACTCAAAGCGCGTCATACGATTTCTCGATAAACACATGTCGCGGACTCCGCTGAACGGCCAGTCTGCCGAGTAG
- the rimO gene encoding 30S ribosomal protein S12 methylthiotransferase RimO: MTGLPIIDAPVAQSDSPAVSPGHSRGRYAFVSLGCPKNLVDSEKMLGTLALDGYTLVSDPDGSDFVIVNTCGFIESSRAESKAVIQEMLDLKKAGRTKGVIVAGCLPQRLEGGLLQEMPDIDHVVGVFGRDEINRVADRMIGGANEQRELFRPAPIKAMDDRARLRITPQHFAYLKISEGCDRTCTFCSIPMMRGKHVTKPIEMVMQEARELADDGVKELILVAQDTTYYGLDLYGEVKLVELLRQLETIDDLKWIRLMYLYPIHFTDELIRTIAESSKILPYLDMPLQHISSPVLKRMQRRVNAEQIRELVGKLRQQIPNLVLRTTFITGFPGETDAQFDELRQFVIDTQFERMGVFTYSVEPGTPATKLDGHLPEDIKEARRDELMTVQQDIAFRHADSLVGYELDILLDEELEDGVWSGRSFADAPEIDSEVLVSGNGLEVGEMVPVELIRRQDYDLVGVVSEDDE, encoded by the coding sequence ATGACCGGCCTTCCCATCATCGACGCCCCTGTTGCTCAGTCGGATTCACCTGCCGTGTCACCCGGACACTCGCGCGGCCGCTATGCATTTGTCAGTCTTGGTTGTCCGAAGAATCTGGTCGACAGCGAAAAGATGCTGGGCACGCTGGCTCTTGACGGTTACACGCTGGTCAGTGATCCGGACGGCTCCGACTTTGTCATCGTCAACACGTGCGGCTTTATCGAAAGTTCGCGAGCCGAATCGAAAGCCGTCATTCAGGAAATGCTCGACCTGAAAAAAGCCGGCCGCACGAAGGGAGTCATCGTCGCCGGTTGTCTGCCGCAGCGGCTGGAAGGCGGTTTGCTGCAGGAAATGCCCGACATCGATCACGTTGTCGGCGTTTTTGGACGCGACGAAATCAACCGCGTCGCGGACCGGATGATCGGTGGCGCCAACGAGCAGCGTGAACTCTTCCGCCCCGCGCCGATCAAGGCGATGGACGATCGCGCGCGGCTGCGGATCACTCCGCAGCACTTTGCCTACCTGAAGATTTCTGAAGGCTGCGATCGCACGTGTACGTTCTGTTCCATTCCCATGATGCGAGGCAAACACGTTACCAAGCCCATCGAAATGGTCATGCAGGAAGCTCGTGAACTGGCGGACGACGGCGTGAAGGAATTGATTCTTGTCGCTCAGGACACGACGTATTACGGATTGGATCTTTACGGCGAAGTGAAGCTGGTCGAACTGCTCAGGCAACTGGAGACCATTGACGACCTGAAGTGGATTCGCCTGATGTATCTGTACCCGATTCACTTCACCGACGAACTGATTCGGACGATCGCCGAGTCGTCAAAGATTCTGCCCTATCTGGACATGCCGCTGCAGCACATCAGTTCGCCGGTTTTGAAACGCATGCAGCGGCGAGTCAACGCGGAACAGATTCGCGAACTTGTCGGAAAGCTCCGTCAACAGATTCCCAACCTGGTGCTGCGGACGACGTTCATTACCGGATTTCCCGGCGAAACGGACGCTCAGTTTGACGAACTGCGACAATTCGTCATCGACACGCAGTTCGAACGCATGGGAGTCTTCACGTATTCGGTCGAACCAGGCACTCCCGCCACGAAGCTCGACGGACATCTTCCGGAAGACATCAAGGAAGCTCGCCGCGACGAACTGATGACCGTGCAGCAGGACATAGCCTTCCGGCACGCGGATTCCCTGGTTGGCTACGAACTGGACATCCTGCTTGACGAAGAACTGGAAGACGGCGTCTGGTCGGGCCGCAGTTTCGCAGACGCGCCCGAAATTGACTCTGAGGTGCTGGTCTCCGGCAACGGCCTGGAGGTCGGCGAAATGGTGCCGGTGGAGTTGATCCGCCGCCAGGATTATGACCTTGTGGGTGTTGTGTCGGAAGACGACGAATAG